The Mauremys reevesii isolate NIE-2019 linkage group 1, ASM1616193v1, whole genome shotgun sequence genome segment TGTTTAGAGATCATACTTTGAGACTGATTCACTCAGCTTTCATGCAGTTTAGACTTTAAGCTATATAAGCTTTCACACAGACATATGATCAAACTCAGCACTGAGTCCACCACCTCTCACCAGTAATTCCTGCTAAGTAAACCTGCATAGTTTTTTGAAGTAAACAAGGGATGATGTGTGTCACAATTTTAATTGATATCTTGTTTTCTTAAACATACTAGATATGGTGGGAGGTCCTGCAGCATATGAAAATTCAATGCCAGTGACAAGTACTGTATAAACCTGATGGAGTTTAGCAATCAAATATATAATTCTTCACTATTGTCTGAAAATTCAAGAGATAAAATATTTCTTACTGAACAAAAAGTTTTCCCACTGAAAAAGAAGCAGGTGCTCACCTTCCCACTCATGGAAGTGTATGTTTACAATTCtaggattttgttttcttcttaagcCCCCACATAAAATTCAGTGCTCATGCATGGGAGGAACTGATAATATTGGGTGGAGCCTGCTCCATTGTAGCAGTTCAGGCTTGCCCACGCAGTACCTCAGGCAAGGCTGATTCTGCAAAACCTGTTAATCCAGTCTTTGGCCTCCCTTGAAATTGCCATTGGTGAAGTGCCATCTATTTGATTTCCCTTTGGGAAAAAACTTATCTAACTCCCTCCAGAGCCATCCTAAGCATCAAATAGCATGGgatgcactgaaaaaaaaaagtgtgtgtgcaaGCCTGTAAGTTTACAAAACACAAAGGAAAGGTTTGAGTGAATTCATCTTTCCAAATCTCAcagttcagattttttttggtcaaaGTTTTGCAAAACAGCTTCAAAGGCACCAGCATTTAGAAGAGAATGACCTGTTTTCAGGTGTATtgttaaacaaaaaataatctaACTCCTATGAAACCTTTAGTGTGAAAAACTTTCTATTGAATTCAGTGTATTATCCTAccccaaaaaaagttttaatgaaGCAAAGATTAAGGGTGCAGTACCACAACATGCCACTGAAACAAACACTGTAGAGAAGCAACTTATgtattttcagatggaaatggGAAGTATTGCcccatttactttttttttttttttttaaatagttaggCTTAAGTCTTTGGTCCTTTGGATAGCTTTAAGTGAGAAGTCAGTAAATAGGTGGTGCATTCAGCCATTGCTAACTGAATTTATGAACTAATTTTCCAACTTTTGTGAATGGCTAGGcatggggtttgttttgtttttatggttGGCTGGTTTTGATAACTTTAAGAAGCCCCCTGACCTAAGCTGCAGCTATCCTTAAGTTTAGCAATATTCTCAGAGGAGAAATAGCACCATTGTATGTTGCTTTCTTGATGTCTGAATCAGCCATACATTTTACAGGCACAAACCTTGTGGgttttttgcaaatatttttttacactgaaagttgtctttaaaaagtttaccATTTTGGTTAGTTCCTGTAAAATCTGAACTTGTAGGTATCATTGTTAGTTAATACATAATGCTTCCAGAATATTTTAACTTCTAAAGAACCCCAGACCATGTCTTCTTTCAAAATATTATTCTCTCTGTTCACAATGAGAAAACAAAAACCCCGTGCAGTGAAATCTTGCCAGAGATGATCGTTTGGAAAAATATACACCCAGCTTACCAGTATATGCTGCAACCTTatcttcattgtgtctttttttttgttgtggattaaatttccctttttttaaactaGCAGATTGGCATCAGCAGAGGATgcccctgctgcagagccaggaGGCCCATGCAAGAGAATCCTCCCTGTTAGCTACCTTTGCCCTACTTCCCCCCCCAAATGCAGGAGTGCTCTTCACAGCACACGCTTATAAACAGTAGGAGATGACCACCCCCACATGCTTACACTTGTAGTTCTGAATGCTTAGATTTCCTCTACACAAATGAGTTTAATTCTTCAAACTGcaataagaaaacaaaaccacaagGCAAGCATGATATCAATATAAGCAAGACTGTTTGACCACAGCTTTCACTGTTAGTGTGTTACACAACTGGTCATAGCTTTGTCTTAAATTTAGTTTGCCACGATGACTGGTTGAAGCGGGGGGCAGGAATAAAAGCATCATTAATGAGAATCTTAACCTTAAAAGTTACACTAAATTGTTTTTCTAAGGAATATAGTATTTTTGCCCCGagattcccaccccccacccccttacagTGGTGGGTGCTGTTCCTTTTAATGTGTCACCAGTGTGTAAAAGTTGAATTGTATTACATTTGTTAATATTAAGTTACAATGAAGTGATCAAATCTGAGTACCCtaaattttcatttcaaatattttattataggtAGAGCTGGTAGCACTGCTTGACATCTTCCATTATATGACCGTTTTCTGTTGattactttgccaaactttaaccagttgggctgaaattttcatgctgggtttctgcctcaggctgaacttTATTTTGGAAAGTTTTTTCAGTCATTTCCAAAAAAGAGAgtaaggaaaaatacattttaccCATGCTAAAAAATTCTGGCAGTCTTTTCTTTGAGAAATTTACTTCCCCCATGCTTCACagtagggacttgaaatttggtaggAGATGGATTTCAGAGCAGGGATTTTTGCCATCCCTTTGAAAATCCACCTAAATTTGGCGTTATGTCTTTGAAAAGTTACTGGTCAGATATGCTCAGATTTGTCAGTGTTTAGCAATTAAAATCTTTGAAGATTCTGTCCCCTCTGAGCACACTCAAGCCTGTCACAGCTTCTAGTGCTGACCAGACGGCGCATGCATCATTCTCATAGAGTGACTGAGCGTGCTTCAGCCCAGGTGTGTAACAGCTCAGCAGGACTTGTTCCCAGCCTGAGTGAAGTCTAGGCTAGAACTGAGCAGGGACCCAGTCTTCCGCATGTTCTCATTGACCCACTGTGCTGATGCCCAGGCAGTGTAGAGGAGAAAGCCACCTGGACTTAAATGCAGAAGGCACAACAAGCACAAGAACCAGACCCAGATGGGAAAGCACTAGGTTAAAACAAATCCTGTTCTCAGGTGCCCAAGTATAATTCCTGTATATTTCAGTGGTGTTATTGTGCATATAGTTGAGAACAGAATTTAGTTTTAACTGTTCCATTAACAGCCTATGTTCAAAATGTTTTGGGAAGTGTCATGTAGTAACTATTAAGCCCCTGGGAGAACATCTCTGCAACCTTTACTCAGGTCAAGTAGGCATACTGAAATCACTGGAAGTACTTGCAGTAAGATGCTACTCAACATAAGGGCTACAAAATATAGCCTTTGAAATCCAGAAAGCTAAATATACCAATTAATCTCCCTTCCATATAGTGTTCTATGCTAAAATATATGATTTTGTATGTACTTTAGTCAGTTTCATTCTCACATTAAACAGTTTTTCTACAGGTTTTCTGAAACGAAAAAGGCAGTGTTCAATAGCACTAGAAAttgcaaataaaatgtttaatttcagaaACTGAGTTCACCATTTATAAATACACTAAAACATAGTAAATGTAAAATTAGATTAGCATAGGTACAGTATTTTAACAAAACTacaatttttctaaaagatcataGGCAAATGAACGACTTGCTTCCCAAAAGTATTTAATCCAACTGAAATGGGAAGATGACTCTAGTAGTTGAAAGAAAAACCTGGAAAAcattgtttaaaatttaaatgcTGGCTATTTTTACTCTATTTTTGAAGTTTAGAGGGTTCTACAACAACTCATTTGTAGGGCCCTGCCAAATACACAGCTATTAAAAATGTGTCACGGACTGTAAAATctagtcttttgtgtgcttttaccttatGCTATACAGGGGAGACtggtgtttctcaaattggggggtcctgacccaaaagggagttgcagggggtcacaaggctacTTTAGgtgggttgcggtattgccatccttacttctgcactgcctttggagctgggcagctggagagtggcagctgctgactgagggcccagctctgcaggcagcagtgcagaagggtggcaatggaggggtagctcagtggtttgagcattggcctgctaaacccagggttgtgagttcaatccttgaggggggcacttagggatctggggcaaaaccagtacttggtcctgctagtgaaggcagggcctGGACTCAAttacctttcagggtcccttccagttctatgagatatagTATGTATTATATGGAAATATACCTATCATGCcagccttacttctgcgctgctgctggtggcagctttgCCTTCAGAGATAGGCTCCCAGCCAACAGTctacagctgcccagctctgaaagcagagccagcagcaccacagacgggtagcagtactgcaaccccctttctccgcccccccccccaattcctttttgggtcagaacccctacaattacaacactgtgaaatttcaaatttaaatagctgaaatcatgaaatttatcatttttaaaatcctataatagaccatgaatttgatagggcctaCTCATTTGCATGATGGACACCAACAATTATGAATCAACCCTACTACATAAAATTCTAAGCAGTGCACCATATCCATAAGGCTATTCTTCAGAATCAGTGTTGGTTATTTTTGTACTAGGAACTTTAAGACAATTTGTTATACCCGGCTGTAATTGTGTTGGGAACCAGGGCACAATTTTTACGCCAGGCAACCCTTATAATTttgatgcactaaagattcaaaAAAGATTTTAGAACATCAGATCTTTCACTAAGTTTCTTGCCTTTTCATACACTGCATTAAACAACAAGCATTCATTCACAAACTTTGATAAAAACTTCCAAAAAGAGCTTATATAAATACTCGGAATATTTCTGTAATTCAATTACAATGTAAAACCTGAATAGCAGAACAGCACATGGGAAGTTTTATTACAGATTACTGTATAACTGATGTTCCATAATATCTCTAAATTtagttacattttcaaatagtaaGTCAATAGTTTCCTGTCATAGTAAACATCTTCCATAATAATTCTTCATAACCCTTTAAGTACTTTAGGGCTTGCAATTAAAAACTGCTAAGTAAAAAGATGGCTTTAACTCCACCTTTTATGTACAGCTCTCTTTTGACAGCTACAAAAGCTATTTTGCTGCAATTAAAGCAATGTTTAACTAAAATACAGTACCTGGTTTATGGTTTTGACATAATTGAATAAAAAACTACAGAATAGAACTGTTTACATCTTTTTTGCCATTCTATTAAAACAAATGACCACGCTTTTTTAAGTTCATTTACAATTATGGATTAAAACCTACATAATTATGTATAATTTGACAAGACAGGCTATTTCTAGtgtgaacttttaaaaaacatatataCAATATCTGGCCTGAAGAACTATGAATAAGGCACATGTAGacattttaatgaaagctgacaAAACTAAAATTTTGAATTACAGTCACTGATTAGATGTCATACATGGCCCCTACTGGAGCAATTTAACAATCCAAATATTTAATATCCAGTGAGCAACAATAGTTTTAGTCTGGCAATTTGTTCGTTAGTTTCAATACTGGAAGTATATTAAGGGAAGATTCACTTTCAAAAAGATAAGTTTTTCAAAGTGTTCAATCATTAGCCTTGACTGACTAAAGCTGCTGTTTTCATTGGATGTATTGAACAATCTCTCTGAAGGAACAATACTTGGTGGACAACCCAAGAATCTTACAGCCAATTTTGACAATACTGGCCACGATGACTTCTTAAAATCCCAGTAAGTTAGTGGATCACAGTTATGCTCAAGCACTTCTTCCTCCAAGTATGAGAGCACCATTTCCTCTGGTAACTTTGCCTTCTCTTTTAGATCTTTTGATTTTTTCATGTCAGCCATAAGTGACCAAAGATTATCCTCCCCACAGGAGTTTGTAGATGGTGAACCTATATCACACCCATTAGAAACAGGTTTATCATCATCTGAGGTAGAACTCAATATTTCCAGCTCCCTGATTAAGTCCAGTTTATACTGTTCAGCCTCCTCCTCTGTAAATAAGGATGTTTTATAGCGAGGGTCTAAAAGTGTAGCAAAAATGTACCTTGGATCATGAAGTGTGCTGGACAATCTACTCGCCATAGCTTCTTTCAAAGATTTTAACATGGTGTCAATGCCCATTGTTTCCTCAAACAACATCTCTATTTTTCTGTTAAGTATGTGAATCATTGGAATCACCTGGCTTAAAGTGGACATGTGTGTACTCATCTCTCTACTTGCAACTTCAAATGGTTTCAGAGCATGACACACAGATTGCATAACTACCCACTGATCACAACTTATCAGCTCCCTAAAGCTGCACTCTATTGACATTTCATCAATTGCTCTTTTCTGTTCAATTAAGCGTTCAAGCATATGGAATGATGTATTCCATTTGGATGGAACATCTTGAATAAGTTGATGCTGGGGCAACTCATATTCCTTTTGTAACTCAGCTAATTTCTCCTTTGCTTTTGCTGACCGATGAACACGTTCACAAATCTTTCTTGCAATACTAAGCAAATTTTGAACCATTCTCTGACTTTTAATAGCCTCATTTACTATGAGATTAACAGTGTGACCAAAACACTGCACACTCGAATGATCACTTTCATTTAAAGTTTTTCCTATACTCTGATTATCAGTAACAGTAATCCCAATCTGAAGGCCAATGGAAGTTATCCAGGCTTCCCACCAATATTCTAGCTGCTTCTGAATACTGATGCCATTGTAGTCACAATCAATCTGTGACACATTTAAAAGTGCTGTACAATGGTAATCTTCACACTGTGGTCTAAATGAGGACTCAAATGTTACCCAGTGAGCAGTAAGAGTTAGGTATTCTCGTGTTTGATTGCTCATCCATATTCCTGATGTAAAATGTATCACTCCGCTTTCAGCTTTTTTCAGATGTGAAATAATTATTTGTTTCACATTATCATACATTTCTGGAATTGCTGTCCTAGAAAAATACGATGGTGAAGGTAAAGAATACTGAGGTTGCAAGTATTCAAGCAGTCTGTTAAAGCCAATGTTGTCTACAAAAGAATATGGCTGAAGGTCAAGTGCAATCATTTCAGCTACAAGACTTGTAATTTTTTTGGCAACTGGGTGAGAATCACAAAACTTGTCATTGGTTTCATCAAAGGTTGACGATCCTAATAATTCTGTGTTCAGTGGCTTGTGATTATCCATAGAAGAGGACAACACTGTCTCTGAAGCATCAGTTTTCAGCACATTGTTATGAAACCGCTGCAAATGTCTTAGAAGGCAACTTGTACCTAAATTAATTGGCTTTTTCCCCCTGCTTATTGTACGTCCACAGTGCATACATATTACTTTAGTTGAATCTGCAGAACAAATTGAAAAGTGATTCCACAGTTTTGAGGTCTTCTTGCTATTGGCAGGAAATATAATTGGATTACCATTTGTAACCATTGTGGGTAAGTCAATCAATTTTGAGGATGAACATTCCGCAGAAGCCAAAGTAGCATAAGGAGAATTTGCCAAACTTGCATCTATAAAACTCTTTTGGTTCCCAATCACCTCAGGGTGGCGTCTATATAGATGTCTCATCAAGCAGCTTGTGCCTACATCTCCTTTTTTCCCACAACTTATCATACAACTGCAGTATCTACATATAGCTTTTAGACTGTCCACTGGAGACAGTGAAAAATGATGCCAAACTTCTGATTTAAGCCTTTTCATAATCCTTTTATTCTGCTGAAACACAGAGCTACGTTCAAATATCAATGGACTTAATCCCTCACACTGCTTCTCAGGAGAAGACACTAAGGAGGCTTCACCTATATCATCAGCTGACAACATCGATGAGTCTTCCACCAGAGCATCTCCAGAAGGGAGAGCAGAATGGATCTCCTCTACCATTCTATCTGGAGAGGAAGAAGCAGACATTGATTCTTTAATCAGTTTTCCTGGAGAGGACGACACAGAATTCAGATCACCATCAGAGGGCAGTAAAGAAGGCAATAAAGTTGGAGGAGCAGAATACAAAGGTGGTATGCTTGTACCACCGCCATTCTCCTGCAAAACAATAGAACGATGGGCTCTCCACATGTGCCTTATTAAGCAACTAGTTCCTAGATCTTTTCCATTCTTTCCTCTACTGAATTCATTCATGCAGTGGATGCAAACTGCTTTAGAATTATCTAAAGGAGACAAATAAAAGTGTTTCCAGACAGCAGATCTTCTTCTGGAACCTGATGTACTCTTTGGAATTGGAACAGTTTTCTCTGCTACATTCTCCACAGTTTCATCATATTGATTGTTGGGTAGGGGTGGAGATGACCCAGCCATGACTTCTTCTTTGATGCACTTTTCAGAAACTGAAAGGTCTGATATTTCTTCAGAAGAGACTATAGAAACAGATTCCTCAATTACTCGATCTGGAGATGGTATCTTAGAAGCAATTTTCTTGACCAGTTTTATAGGCGATAACACTGCACTTAAATCTCCAACATCTGCAGACTGAGCAGGCAGTAATAATGAAGGCGAAGAAAGAGACGCTAGACCTGGCATACTTCCATTTTCTTGAATAAGTACAGTAGGATGAGCTCTCCTCACATGTCTCATGAGACAACTTGTACTTAGGTCCTTTTCATTTTTACCCCTGCTAAATTCTTTCATACAGTACATACATATTGCTTTAGTGCTGTCTCGAGGGGATATAAAAAAATGATTCCAAGCAGGGGATTTTTTCCGTGAGCTTATGTTTCTGCTAGAAAGGAGGCTTTGTGTCACAGCTTCCATTGCAACATCATAAAGAGTACTACTATACTGAGAAAACAGAGATCCATAATCATCTTCATTTTCGGTAGATAAATATTTGCCAGGATTGTTATTGATGAAATGTTTTTCTTTGTCGTCTTGTTCATCACTACTGTCTGTATGTTTCAAATCTTCATGTTCATTTTTTATATCCATTCTTTCCAGAGTACAATTATTTATTCCATCTTCTTGTTCTACTTTTAAATTGTTGATTTTATCTAACACAAAATTACTGTCCATTTTTGGGGAATATGccttatttttttccatgggtgacAAATTATTCTTGCTGAGTCTTCATGtattaagaaataaataaaaagtaaagatgatttaaaatttaatttaaaatgatatAGCCTGTGTAATGCACAAACAAAAATGTATCAGTATAACCCTTGGGTTTTGTATTCTATATTTTTGTTGTGCAAATTTAAATATCATTAGTCACAAAAAAAGTATTGAAAAATTATAGCTCTAATTTGTAAAATCTCAATTTCTTTCCTGGACCAGGAGATCTCAGGTCACAAATTAATTTCTCAAAGACAGCTACTGTTAAATACTTCATGTTGTAGACATAAGCCTATGAACTGAATGTTCTGTTTTCTTCATCAAGGAAGCCATTCTGTTGATGTTGATTAGGTAATTATGATCCTTTCACACCAtctagaaataaaaagaaaaccatGTTAAACAGTTCAGATTATTATAATACAAGAAAAATTAAGATATACCAGGGAGCGGCAACCCAAATTTGGCATGcgactcgccagggtaagcaccctggtgggccgggccagtttgtttacctgccacttctgcaggttcggccgatcgcagctcccactcgccgcagttcgccgctccaggccagtaggggtggtgggaagcggcggcctgcACATCCCATAGCCTATGccagttcccacagcccccactggcctggagctgcagcgagtgggagctgcgatcggacgAACCTGCAgaagtggcaggtaaacaaaccggcccggcccaccaaggtgcttaccctggcgagttgtgtgccaaaggttgccgatcacTGAGATAGACTTCTAGAAACAGTGGGCTTATTTAATATGTAATCCccctataaaaacaaacaaaaaaaaacagacaaacaaaaaaaaccctgacagTTTAGTATTTGTCACACaaaaaaggggggcggggggcacttTCACTCACTCTCGAGCACAGGTGGAAATGCTAGTTATTTTAGCTTTGAGTTTTGCACTTAGGGAttttagttttgctttgtttCACATTTCAGTGATTGAATTCAACAAATTTGGAGATTATAATTCTTCAGGGAACAACTGAATGTTCCATATAATATGTTTAGAAACATTTATTAAGTTTTGATGAGGAAATACTTATCCTTTCAAATGCATCCAGCTTTCTGGAACCTTTGGGTTCCTCTAGCTGAACAACCACAGTCCTCACAAACTCAAAAATTCTCTCCATCACTCCCCTCATCTTGGATTCAAGTCacttttgatttatttatttttttaaattaaatgcagtaACTGTTTATTCAAGATAATTGAACTACACCACAAAAACCAATGAAGCTGCTTGGCTCTGTCAGCAACTTCCTTCTCTGACACAACAGGAGGCAGCTGCTTTTCTAGCAGAACTGCAGGCTTCCATATTGACACCTTGGATTTCAATTCTATCACCCTGGCCCTTCTTACTAATAAGGGCGAAGAGGGTCACAGAAGCAGAAGTTGAAATGGGCCACAGCTTGAAATTCTGCTCCGAAGGCAGCTGTTCCCTCTGACTTAACTGCCTGTGGTTCATCAAAACACTTCTGGTCTGACATCTGAGAAAGCCTGTCAGTCTGGAATTCAGGTGCTGGGTTTACTAAACATGGTTAAGGTGAGGGAAGAACAGAGGTTGGCAGCAAGGCTGGAGATCAGAGCTCCTGGCTGACTCCTAGTAAATGTCACTGATTAAATTGATCTGCATTAAATGCTAGAGAAGGATCAATGACAAAACCTGACACTTAACTCTACAAAATGCACTCGTCTGTGCAAGTAACATTTTTAGAGGCTAAAATTCACTCAGTGTGGGGAAGGCACACACCAAAATGCACAGATTTTTGGCAGGCTTGGACATTTGTTTGTAAAAATGTCCTTGCTAATTCTCCCTGCCTGTGTTTCACATATACAAGTGGCTTCTCTGCAGACTCTGCAATGTGGTGGATACAAAGATTATCCGGACACAAGGCAGGGTAACAAATCTGCATGGCACATGTAAGGACACAGGAAAAGGTTTGTGATACCAAGAAGCTTTGACAGAGCTGTCACCTCTCCCAGTAAACTTGATTTTTGGCCTCTGTTGTAGGCAATCTTGGGAGGCCACCAAAAGCCACAGCCTTTGTATGACTTTCAGACCTGGAGGAAAAGGCCCTTTTGTTTGGTTAGCTTCAGTATTTTCCTACCTTCTAGGGAAGGACAGTCTACCCTAGCTGCTGCAAGAGGTAGAGCTCCCTTCTGGGAGAAGCAGGAAGAGTCTCTCTCATTTGTAGAAAGGGGGCCGCAGAAAGAGtacagcagctctgctccctcctccctcccctcctgtgaaAAGTTTCCAAGAAAAAGAAGAGGACCCTCGCTGATCACCAGGCTTGGAAGGTGGAACCCTCTTGATGCTGCAGAAAGGGGCAGATGTGGGCTATGTGTGGGGCAGAAGAGAATCAAGAAAATTAACTGGTATTTTTGGTTTTGGAGAGACGACAGAAGCCCTGCACAACAATATCAGGCAGCATTTAATACAGATTTGTGTAATGTAATCTCATTTGGGACTTTGAGCGAGAGCTTCTGCAGCTGGAGCCAAAAGTCACCTTACTCGCTAAAAACTTGTGAAAGCTGGTAacatgatcacacacacacacacacacacacacacacagtcctcaaagaggaaatcaaagaaaatggggagtgggaggagcagaaaggaggaaagaaaatatTTGGCAGATGGTGAGTGTATGCGAATTAGTTAATACATATCCCTTAAATATGCACAT includes the following:
- the ZBED4 gene encoding zinc finger BED domain-containing protein 4 — encoded protein: MEKNKAYSPKMDSNFVLDKINNLKVEQEDGINNCTLERMDIKNEHEDLKHTDSSDEQDDKEKHFINNNPGKYLSTENEDDYGSLFSQYSSTLYDVAMEAVTQSLLSSRNISSRKKSPAWNHFFISPRDSTKAICMYCMKEFSRGKNEKDLSTSCLMRHVRRAHPTVLIQENGSMPGLASLSSPSLLLPAQSADVGDLSAVLSPIKLVKKIASKIPSPDRVIEESVSIVSSEEISDLSVSEKCIKEEVMAGSSPPLPNNQYDETVENVAEKTVPIPKSTSGSRRRSAVWKHFYLSPLDNSKAVCIHCMNEFSRGKNGKDLGTSCLIRHMWRAHRSIVLQENGGGTSIPPLYSAPPTLLPSLLPSDGDLNSVSSSPGKLIKESMSASSSPDRMVEEIHSALPSGDALVEDSSMLSADDIGEASLVSSPEKQCEGLSPLIFERSSVFQQNKRIMKRLKSEVWHHFSLSPVDSLKAICRYCSCMISCGKKGDVGTSCLMRHLYRRHPEVIGNQKSFIDASLANSPYATLASAECSSSKLIDLPTMVTNGNPIIFPANSKKTSKLWNHFSICSADSTKVICMHCGRTISRGKKPINLGTSCLLRHLQRFHNNVLKTDASETVLSSSMDNHKPLNTELLGSSTFDETNDKFCDSHPVAKKITSLVAEMIALDLQPYSFVDNIGFNRLLEYLQPQYSLPSPSYFSRTAIPEMYDNVKQIIISHLKKAESGVIHFTSGIWMSNQTREYLTLTAHWVTFESSFRPQCEDYHCTALLNVSQIDCDYNGISIQKQLEYWWEAWITSIGLQIGITVTDNQSIGKTLNESDHSSVQCFGHTVNLIVNEAIKSQRMVQNLLSIARKICERVHRSAKAKEKLAELQKEYELPQHQLIQDVPSKWNTSFHMLERLIEQKRAIDEMSIECSFRELISCDQWVVMQSVCHALKPFEVASREMSTHMSTLSQVIPMIHILNRKIEMLFEETMGIDTMLKSLKEAMASRLSSTLHDPRYIFATLLDPRYKTSLFTEEEAEQYKLDLIRELEILSSTSDDDKPVSNGCDIGSPSTNSCGEDNLWSLMADMKKSKDLKEKAKLPEEMVLSYLEEEVLEHNCDPLTYWDFKKSSWPVLSKLAVRFLGCPPSIVPSERLFNTSNENSSFSQSRLMIEHFEKLIFLKVNLPLIYFQY